TCTGGAGCAGGGAGGGCGTCATCGCGTCCCGATCAGAAGTGCATGGCGACGGCGTCGCTCACGCGGTAGTCCTGCTCGACCACCGGCATCCAGTGCCACTTGTCGAAGGTGGTGCATGGGTGCGAGATGCCGAAGCCGACGCGTTCACCGACCACCGGGGCCAGGGCCTCCTCGCTCGCATCCCAGCGCAGGTAGCCGTGCTGGTCGTTGAGTGCGCTGATGTGCCAGCCCGGCGGCACGGCCGAGGTGGCGGTCGCCCCCCGCGCGGCGCGCGCGATCGGCACCGGCATCGACAGGTCGAAGGAGATGTCGCGCTTGCCCATCGCGACGATCGCCAGGCCGGGCTCGGGGCGCGACTGCACCGTCGCCCAGATCTCCATCGCGGCGCGCAGGCTCTCGCCCAGTTCGCAGCCCAGACGCGCATCGATCGGCACCTGGAAGCGCTGGTAGGTGCCATGGTCGTGCGTGACGTAGCAGCCCGAGCGCAGCAGGCCGCGCACCGGCTTGCCGATCGCCGGCGCGAGCCGGGCGGAAACGAGGTCGTAGATGGCGGAGCCACCGGCCGACACCAGCACCTCGTCGCACTCGAACCAGCCATTCGCCACCGCCTCGCGGGCGACGGCGTCGACCCGGTCCATCAGCGTGTCGGTGTAGGCGCGGTCGGCTGCGCTGTCGGCGGTGGCGCCCTGCCCTTCGTAGCATTCGATGCCGACCAGGCGCACCGCGGTGCTGGCGTGGGCGGCACGCGCCACCTCGATCGCCTGCGCGTGCGTGCGAACGCCGGTGCGCGCGCCGTCGACGCCGATCTCCAGCATCACCTCGAAAGGCACGCTGTCGGCATGGCGCACGGCCCAGTCGTCGATGAGCGCGAGCTGCGCCACCGAATCGATGAGAAAGACGATGCGCAGCCCTTCGTGCGCGCGCAACAGCAGCTGGATGCCGCCCAGGTCCTCGTCGCTCACCACCTGGTTCGCGATGAGCGCGTGGCGCGCGCCGGCTGCCACGCCGACCGCGAGCTGCGTCACCGTGGCGAAGGTGATGCCCCAGGCACCGGCGTCCAGCTGGCGACGGAACAGTTGCGGCGACATGGTGGTCTTGCCGTGCGGCGCGAAGTCCACGCCCCACGCCCGCACGCGCGCCTGCATCCACGCCACGTTGTGCTCCAGCGCCTCGCGCTTGAGCACCGCGAGCGGCAGCGGCAGGTCGCCGGCCAGCACGTTCCAGCCGGCCTGGCCGACCTCGCTGCGGCGGCGTGGCGCCTGGGTGCGCGGGTAGCCCTTGTGGCCGCTGCCGAGCAGCGGGTCGAGAAAGTCGGAAGTCTGGGTGTGGGTCATAGGTATGTCAGTTATCCATTGCGCTGCGCGCCACTCACAGCCGATGAGACCGGCGCGGCCGGATGCCAGGGCACCCGCGGAACTGGCTTTGCCAGGC
The sequence above is drawn from the Variovorax sp. J2L1-78 genome and encodes:
- a CDS encoding alanine racemase — translated: MTHTQTSDFLDPLLGSGHKGYPRTQAPRRRSEVGQAGWNVLAGDLPLPLAVLKREALEHNVAWMQARVRAWGVDFAPHGKTTMSPQLFRRQLDAGAWGITFATVTQLAVGVAAGARHALIANQVVSDEDLGGIQLLLRAHEGLRIVFLIDSVAQLALIDDWAVRHADSVPFEVMLEIGVDGARTGVRTHAQAIEVARAAHASTAVRLVGIECYEGQGATADSAADRAYTDTLMDRVDAVAREAVANGWFECDEVLVSAGGSAIYDLVSARLAPAIGKPVRGLLRSGCYVTHDHGTYQRFQVPIDARLGCELGESLRAAMEIWATVQSRPEPGLAIVAMGKRDISFDLSMPVPIARAARGATATSAVPPGWHISALNDQHGYLRWDASEEALAPVVGERVGFGISHPCTTFDKWHWMPVVEQDYRVSDAVAMHF